The proteins below are encoded in one region of Candidatus Thiodiazotropha sp. LNASS1:
- a CDS encoding LysR substrate-binding domain-containing protein — protein sequence MELRQLNSLVALAESGFNVTLAAKQIYLVQSAVSQHLAQLERELGTQLFVRKGKRLIALTAAGEEVLSYARQALAIRENILAVGRDHVEESSGILRIGTTHTQARYVLPAVIRAFRQIFPTVSLQIHQGTPQQLVEMALTDRVDFSICTEELGEHSSLNAIPCYRWNRSLIALKGHPVLSQKPLSMESICDYPLITYTFGFTGANHMQITFTRAGLQPNVVLTAADTDVIKTYVREGMGVGLIASMAHSAEQDRDLEIRDLGNMLPWETTWVAYHKDKYLRRYQQKFIDLMESMVLENGVTKSTPT from the coding sequence ATGGAACTCAGGCAACTCAATTCATTGGTGGCCCTGGCGGAGTCGGGTTTTAACGTGACCCTGGCGGCGAAGCAGATCTACCTGGTACAGTCGGCCGTCTCCCAGCACCTGGCGCAGCTTGAAAGGGAGCTGGGCACTCAACTCTTCGTCCGCAAGGGAAAACGGCTGATCGCCCTGACGGCAGCGGGTGAGGAGGTGCTCAGCTATGCAAGACAGGCCCTGGCCATCCGTGAAAACATCCTCGCCGTCGGCCGTGACCACGTGGAGGAGAGTAGTGGAATCCTGCGCATCGGCACCACCCATACCCAGGCACGCTACGTACTACCCGCGGTGATCCGCGCCTTTCGCCAAATCTTCCCGACCGTCAGCCTGCAGATACACCAGGGAACACCGCAACAGCTGGTTGAAATGGCCCTCACCGACCGGGTCGACTTCTCAATCTGCACTGAGGAGCTGGGCGAACACTCCTCTCTCAATGCCATCCCCTGTTATCGCTGGAACCGCAGCCTTATCGCCCTCAAGGGTCATCCGGTGCTGTCGCAGAAACCGCTCTCCATGGAAAGCATCTGTGACTATCCGCTGATTACCTATACCTTCGGCTTCACCGGCGCCAATCACATGCAGATCACCTTTACCCGGGCCGGCCTGCAGCCCAACGTGGTATTGACCGCCGCCGACACCGACGTGATCAAGACCTATGTACGGGAGGGCATGGGTGTCGGCCTGATTGCGAGCATGGCCCACTCAGCAGAGCAGGATCGGGATCTGGAGATTCGGGATCTCGGCAACATGCTCCCCTGGGAAACCACCTGGGTGGCCTACCACAAGGACAAGTATCTGCGCCGTTACCAGCAGAAATTCATCGATTTGATGGAGTCGATGGTACTCGAAAATGGGGTAACGAAAAGCACACCCACTTGA
- a CDS encoding sulfite reductase flavoprotein subunit alpha, which produces MDNTAKTLDGFPSIPLEGLQLSRLQQAVEGLNNQQLTWASGYLAGLGALGPSVAKAPNQIPGVTILYATQGGNARSVAEALAENATAQGLAPRLVSADSYRPKDLTKEQLLVVVISTQGEGEPPESAYDLFKYLRGDRAPRLEGLRYAVFGLGDSSYEQFCQAARELDELLGNQGAGSLLDRIDADVDYQQAAANWQDRILSELGELQPSDQARIIPLQRESATPRHDRNNPFQAALLARHRITTADAVCNVQHISLEIDPAVIRYRPGDALGLYFQNDPALIEELLALAGLAAEAPVSLDGECMTLGQALGGRLELTQLHPGVVKAWTALAADQALDTISRDGEKLRTFVQDRQFIDLLQAYPAGVDAQGLVEILHAQQPRLYSIASSQTAYEDEIHLSVAALRYRGHGRDHLGGASGYLTQRISEGDALGVYVVENPAFRLPASADSPIIMIGAGTGIAPYRAFLQEREALGSAGGSWLVFGNRHFQRDFLYQTDWLAYRKAGLLNRITTAFSRDEGARTYVQARLYEERAELYRWLQEGAHLYVCGGVEMAQGVHQSLLAIVQDQGGLAEQAAVEYTETLREQGRYQRDVY; this is translated from the coding sequence ATGGATAACACCGCCAAGACCCTGGATGGTTTCCCATCCATTCCGCTGGAAGGCTTGCAGCTCTCGCGCCTGCAACAGGCGGTTGAGGGGTTGAACAACCAACAACTCACTTGGGCCAGCGGTTATCTTGCCGGTCTGGGTGCACTCGGCCCCTCTGTCGCCAAGGCGCCCAACCAGATCCCGGGAGTGACCATTCTCTACGCCACCCAGGGCGGGAATGCCCGTAGCGTGGCGGAGGCGCTGGCTGAGAATGCAACGGCACAGGGACTTGCGCCCCGTCTGGTTTCAGCCGACAGCTACCGCCCCAAGGACCTCACCAAAGAACAACTACTGGTGGTGGTTATCAGCACCCAAGGTGAAGGTGAACCGCCGGAGAGCGCCTACGATCTCTTCAAATACCTGCGTGGCGACAGAGCCCCTCGACTGGAGGGGCTCAGATATGCGGTGTTCGGCCTGGGGGATTCCAGCTACGAGCAGTTTTGCCAGGCGGCCAGGGAACTGGATGAACTGCTGGGAAACCAGGGTGCGGGATCGTTGCTCGATCGGATCGATGCGGATGTGGATTACCAACAGGCGGCAGCGAACTGGCAGGACCGGATCCTGTCGGAGCTGGGAGAATTGCAGCCATCGGACCAGGCCAGGATCATTCCGCTGCAACGCGAGTCGGCAACTCCCAGGCACGATCGCAACAACCCGTTTCAGGCCGCGTTATTGGCGCGGCATCGCATCACCACCGCCGATGCCGTATGCAATGTGCAGCATATCTCCCTGGAGATCGATCCGGCGGTGATCCGCTACCGGCCGGGGGATGCCCTGGGTCTCTACTTTCAGAATGATCCCGCTTTGATCGAAGAGCTGCTCGCTCTGGCTGGATTGGCAGCCGAGGCGCCGGTCAGTCTCGATGGAGAGTGCATGACGCTTGGTCAGGCCCTTGGCGGGCGTTTGGAGCTGACCCAACTCCATCCCGGTGTAGTCAAGGCATGGACAGCGCTTGCAGCTGATCAGGCGTTGGACACCATAAGCCGGGACGGGGAGAAGCTGCGGACCTTCGTCCAAGACCGCCAATTCATCGATCTGCTGCAGGCTTATCCTGCCGGGGTGGATGCACAGGGGCTGGTGGAGATACTTCATGCCCAACAGCCCCGCCTTTACTCTATCGCATCCAGCCAGACGGCCTACGAGGATGAGATCCATCTGAGCGTCGCCGCACTGCGTTATAGGGGCCATGGCCGAGACCATCTGGGCGGGGCCTCCGGCTATCTGACACAGCGTATCTCCGAGGGAGATGCTTTGGGTGTCTATGTGGTGGAGAACCCGGCTTTCAGACTGCCGGCATCGGCAGACAGCCCCATCATCATGATCGGCGCGGGCACCGGCATCGCGCCTTATCGCGCCTTCCTCCAGGAACGCGAGGCACTGGGAAGTGCCGGCGGTAGCTGGCTGGTGTTCGGCAATCGCCATTTTCAGCGTGATTTCCTCTATCAGACCGACTGGCTCGCATACCGAAAGGCAGGTCTGCTCAATCGCATCACTACGGCCTTCTCCCGGGATGAAGGGGCCCGCACATACGTGCAGGCACGGCTCTACGAGGAGCGTGCGGAGCTCTATCGATGGCTGCAGGAGGGCGCCCACCTCTATGTGTGTGGCGGGGTGGAGATGGCGCAGGGTGTGCATCAATCCCTGTTGGCCATCGTCCAGGATCAGGGTGGCCTGGCTGAGCAGGCCGCGGTCGAGTACACCGAGACCCTGCGCGAGCAGGGGCGTTACCAGAGAGACGTCTACTGA
- the cysI gene encoding assimilatory sulfite reductase (NADPH) hemoprotein subunit, with product MDIKLNPNELIKADSSYLRGTLRESMSDQASGALSPDDAQISKFHGFYQQDDRDRRLERRQQFLEPDYNFMLRARLPGGVCSPRQWLAIDAVGRELGNGSIRLTTRQTFQYHGILKRNLKPLIQRINRVMIDSIGGCGDVNRNVLCNPNPVSSALHAEVYGWARRISEHLLPKTRAYHEIWLDGEPVAGTESEPIYGETYLPRKFKTAIAIPPHNDVDVYTNDLGFIAIAEGDELLGFNVLAGGGMGVTHDDSATFPRLADELGFIPPQQTLAVAEAVVSVQRDFGDRVSRRHARLKYTVERMGLPTFITEVERRAGVRFKPSRRVRFTSQGDRYGWVKDERGRWHLTLYVENGRVADTPDASLMGGLREIAGIHQGDFRITPSQNLIVAGAPEAQKATIEGIARRHGLLAEGRSPTRLASIACVALPTCPQAMAEAERYFPDLLQTIEAMADRHGIDRQAIVIRMTGCPNGCARPYVAEIGLVGKGPGRYNLQLGGDGVGLRLNRLYRKNLNKRELLRTLDELFRIYAGERLPQERFGDFTVRCGLVKPVIDPAEDYHEFP from the coding sequence ATGGATATCAAGCTCAATCCCAACGAACTTATCAAGGCTGACAGCAGCTATCTCCGGGGAACCCTGAGGGAGAGCATGTCAGACCAGGCGAGCGGCGCCCTGTCGCCGGACGATGCGCAGATCAGCAAGTTCCACGGTTTCTACCAGCAGGACGACCGGGACCGGCGGCTGGAGCGCCGGCAGCAGTTCCTTGAGCCCGACTACAACTTCATGTTGCGGGCCCGGCTACCCGGCGGAGTCTGCAGCCCCCGGCAGTGGCTGGCCATCGATGCAGTGGGACGGGAACTGGGTAACGGCAGCATTCGCCTGACCACCCGTCAGACCTTTCAGTACCACGGCATTCTGAAGCGTAACCTGAAGCCTCTGATCCAGCGCATCAACCGGGTCATGATCGACTCCATCGGCGGTTGCGGTGACGTCAACCGCAACGTGCTCTGCAATCCCAATCCGGTGTCCTCCGCCCTGCATGCGGAGGTATATGGCTGGGCCAGGCGCATCAGTGAGCATCTGTTGCCGAAGACCCGTGCATACCACGAGATCTGGCTCGATGGCGAACCGGTGGCCGGAACTGAATCGGAACCGATCTACGGGGAGACCTATCTTCCACGCAAGTTCAAGACCGCAATAGCCATTCCGCCGCACAACGATGTGGACGTCTACACCAACGACCTGGGCTTCATCGCCATTGCCGAGGGCGATGAGCTGCTTGGCTTCAATGTCCTGGCCGGTGGTGGCATGGGCGTCACGCATGACGATTCCGCCACCTTTCCGCGCCTCGCGGACGAGCTGGGTTTTATACCGCCGCAACAGACCCTGGCGGTGGCGGAAGCGGTGGTCAGTGTGCAGCGGGATTTCGGTGACCGGGTCAGCCGGCGTCACGCGCGTCTCAAATACACCGTCGAACGCATGGGACTGCCGACCTTCATCACCGAAGTGGAGCGGCGTGCCGGGGTGCGCTTCAAACCGTCACGCAGGGTCAGGTTTACCAGCCAGGGGGACCGTTATGGCTGGGTAAAGGATGAGCGGGGGCGCTGGCACCTGACGCTGTATGTCGAGAACGGTCGGGTAGCGGACACCCCGGACGCAAGCCTGATGGGCGGTCTGCGGGAGATTGCGGGCATCCACCAGGGAGACTTCCGCATCACCCCGAGTCAGAATCTGATCGTGGCCGGTGCGCCTGAAGCTCAAAAGGCAACCATTGAAGGGATTGCCCGCCGTCACGGGTTGCTGGCCGAGGGGCGCAGCCCAACCCGTCTGGCAAGCATCGCCTGCGTGGCGCTACCCACTTGCCCTCAGGCCATGGCCGAAGCCGAGCGCTATTTTCCTGATCTCTTGCAGACGATAGAGGCGATGGCGGATCGTCACGGAATCGACCGGCAGGCCATCGTCATACGCATGACCGGTTGCCCGAATGGCTGCGCCCGTCCCTACGTGGCGGAAATCGGCCTGGTCGGCAAGGGGCCGGGTCGCTACAACCTGCAACTGGGCGGTGACGGTGTCGGTTTGAGACTCAATCGCCTCTATCGCAAGAACCTGAACAAGCGTGAACTGCTGCGCACCCTGGACGAACTGTTCCGGATCTATGCCGGCGAGCGTCTGCCGCAGGAACGCTTCGGTGATTTCACGGTACGGTGCGGTCTGGTGAAACCGGTCATAGACCCCGCGGAGGACTACCATGAATTCCCTTGA
- a CDS encoding phosphoadenylyl-sulfate reductase yields MTEDLGAINHELQGLSAQERIEWALNHLRGKHILTSSFGIQGALMLHLVTRIVPDIPVVLVDTGYLFPQTYSFIDQLTERLQLNLHVYRAEHSPAWQERRYGRLWEQGLTGIEHYNRINKVEPLQRALKALDADSWFAGLRRQQSHSRSALPVVRIQDGRFKIHPVVDWHNRDVHRYLQKHNLPYHPLWEQGYLSVGDVHTSRPLQPGMREEETRFFGLKRECGIHE; encoded by the coding sequence ATGACGGAGGATCTTGGGGCAATCAACCATGAGCTGCAGGGATTGAGCGCACAGGAGCGTATCGAATGGGCCCTGAACCACCTCCGCGGCAAGCATATTCTGACCTCCAGCTTCGGCATCCAGGGGGCCCTCATGCTTCATCTGGTAACCCGTATCGTGCCCGATATCCCGGTGGTACTGGTGGACACCGGCTACCTTTTTCCGCAGACCTACAGCTTTATCGATCAATTGACCGAACGTCTGCAGTTAAATCTGCATGTCTACCGTGCCGAGCATTCGCCGGCCTGGCAGGAGCGCCGTTATGGCCGCCTTTGGGAACAGGGATTGACCGGTATTGAACACTACAACCGCATCAATAAGGTGGAACCGCTGCAACGTGCCCTGAAAGCGCTCGATGCCGACAGCTGGTTCGCAGGATTGCGCCGCCAGCAGTCGCACAGCCGTTCCGCCCTGCCGGTGGTGCGGATCCAGGACGGCCGTTTCAAGATCCATCCGGTGGTCGATTGGCATAACCGGGATGTGCACCGCTATCTGCAGAAACACAATCTTCCCTACCATCCGCTGTGGGAGCAGGGCTATCTATCGGTGGGCGACGTCCACACCAGCCGTCCGCTGCAACCGGGTATGCGCGAGGAGGAGACCCGCTTTTTCGGCTTGAAGCGGGAGTGCGGTATCCACGAATGA